The DNA sequence GGCATTCAAAGCCGCTGTTAAGCGCAATGTCGGGGTAATGATATTTGAAATAGCAAGAAGCGAGTTAGGTTATACCGGACAGGACGTATTGGAATACGCTGGCCAGATTACCTTGGCTGCAATGAGAGAAGGTTATGAAGGGCCTTTGTATTTCCAGATAGATCACGGCCAGGTCAATGCCAAAAAAGATTACGATTCAGAGATAAAGGCATTGAAAGACCTGTTCAGAGAAGCTATCGTTGACGCTAAATTCGGAAATATTGATGTGGATACATCCACGCTGGCCCTGACAGAAGGCAGTCTCAAGGAACAGCAAATGCCGAACGCGCGCGCTATTGCTGAATTGATAAAAAATATCAGGTCTATAGAACCTGAAAACACCACCATATCTATAGGAGGCGAGGTAGGAGAAGTCGGCAACAGGAACACCACGCTTGATGACGTGGAGGCTTTCATGGACATATTAAACGGCATGCTTACCGCCGATAATATATCCGTTGGTTTAAGCAAGTTGAGCATACAGACAGGAACGGCTCATGGAGGGGTCCCATTGCCGGACGGCAGTCTCGCGCAGGTAAACATTGATTTTGATATAATTGAAAAGGTAAGCGCATTAGTAAAAAAGAAATACGGCATGTCCGGGGCTGTCCAGCACGGCGCGTCCACCTTGCCTGATGAGGCGTTTCATCATTTTGTTGATAAAAAAGCTTCTGAAATTCATCTTGCGACAGGATTTCAGAATATAATATTTGACAGCAAATATTTTCCGAAGGAACTGCTCAACAGAATATATGAGATACTTCTGACGGATCCGGCCTTTGCCTCTGACAGGGCCAAGCTGGAATCCGGCAAACAGACAAAAGAGCAGTTTTTGTATTCAACAAGAAAAAAAGCGTTTGGAATACCGGAAATAAAGCTTGCAATGTGGACACTACCCGAAGAAACTATAGATAATATACTCAAGGAACTTGAGGAAAAATTCGGGTTTTTATTTGAACAATTGAATGTTGTTAATACTCTTAATCTGCGAAGATATGCCGTCAAAATACCTATCGGCAAATCCTCCTCCGCAGGTATCCTTGAACTCGACAAGCCTTATACCCTTACAGAGTACAACTTATTATCAGTCATAGATGAGTCTATACGCGAGAATAACGGTGTCCTGGCGAATACACTTATTGAGTCCAAGCTCTCGGCAGAGCTTATCAGGCTTTGCCCTAAGTTTTTAGCAGATCAGGCCGGCCTTGAAAGAAACCACATTGTTGCCATTGATGATAAGATGCTTCCCGAAGGCCATATATTCAATAAGTATCTTTTAAAAGATACGGCACAGCATCAGGCCCTGGAAGAGTCTCATGGCTGTATGATACGCTTGTTGTCCCAGCTGACAACAGATGAGTTGACAGGCAGAAACCTTATAATCATATCGGACCGCAGGAGCATAGAAGGATATGAAAAGGCCCTATATCTCAATGTTGATAAACAAAGGATAGATGCCGGACTCCTGCTCGCCCCGTATATCGGTATAGCAAGGCTTTTGCTTTCCGCAAGAGAGGACATAGTAATTGACATAACAAACGCCTTAAACAAGGACAACCTTTACAGTATGCTTTTTGGCAGGCCTGCCAAGGAAGATGATATAAGGAAATTCCTTATTGAAGGTATATATGAACTTCCGGCCCCTGCCATTGTCAATTATCAGCAGGCAGAGGACATGCACCGCGCCTCATTGGCCGCGTTGATAGCAGCTTAAAATGTATTACGGAGACTAGTATCAGATTCCTCGCTTCGCTCGGAATGACAGGCGTACTTTGCCTGTCATCCAGAGCGGCAGAAGGCGAAGCCAGAGTAGGCCGCGAAGGATCTGGGAGTGACCCATGTGTCATCCAGAGCGGCGGAAGGCGAGGCATGCATCGTTAGCGAAGGATCTGGGAGTGAAATGAGTATTAGATTCCTCGCTTCGCTTGGAATGACAAAAGCTTCGCTCGGAATGACAGCGAGGGGCGCTTGAAATGACAGAAGCAGTGCCCCCAATGACAGGCGCACTTTGCCTGTCATCCAGAGCGGCACAAGTCGGGGCCAGAGTAAGCCGCGAAGGATCTGGGAGTGAAAGCAGTAAAACCCGGAGGGTTATTATGAAAAAGATTATTATTAAAGCAATAAACATTGCTATGGCTATTGTTTTTTCTGCCTCGTCAATTGTTTCCGCGCAGGTTCTTGATAATAGCAATACGCAGTATTTACGCGCCCCTGCCGCGGCAGGTAATGTTACAGCGGATTTAACGCACGCGCTTTCCGCGCCGCCGGTAGAGACTTTTCCCTGGTGGCATATCACCGAGCGTAAAGTAGCAAAGTATATAGCCGAATTAAGCGGTACACGGGATGAACGTTATCGCGCGGCAATAGAGCTTGGCAGGCTTGGTAAGCATGCCGAACCTTCCATTCCGTATCTTATAAAGGTGATGCTTTCTGATGAAGAAAAAGGCCTGCGGACTGCAAGCGCGGCTTCACTTGGGGCTATTGGTATTCCTTCGCAAGAGGTTGTGTCCGCATTAAACAAGGCCTTGGAGGACAGCGAATACGATGTGCGTGTCAAGGCCATGCGTTCTTTGGCGGCATTAGATAAGCTTACCGTTGAGATGAAAGTCAAAAGATATATAATGGACATGGGTGATGCCGATCCTAATGTTCGCGCTAATGCAAGCAAAGAATTGTATAATATCGGCTACCCCGCCATTCCTATTATAGAGGCCAGGAAAAATTCGAATGAGGTTTTAGCTAAAGCCGTGGATTCATTATATTGGCGCATTCTCCGCGGCAAATTATTTGATGTAGAAAATTTGATGAGACAGTTAGAGGGTGAAAATAAGGCCGCGCAGGAAAGGGCATCTGATATATTCTTCCGGCTCGGTAATGAAGCGGTACCTATATTAATAGAGGCATTAGGTTCTAATAAGCATAAACTGCGTTTGCGGGTATCCGAGATACTTTTCCGGATAGGGCTTATCGCTGCCGATGACCTTGCAAACGCTTTAAAAGAAGACGATCTATACATAAGGACATATTCCGCTGATGTCTTAACCAGGCTTGGCATTAAGTCCGCGCCGTTTGTTATTAGAGAGCTTGGCAATCGCACAAGTAATGCGCGTTTTTATGTAAAATCAATTCTTTTAAGATTAGGCCCCGAAGTTATTCCGATGCTTTCGGATGTACTGAATATAGGTGATAATTCAGCGTGTGAAGACGCTATTGATATTCTAGAAGAGTTTTCCAAACAGCTTCCGGAAAGAAATATTGTTTTAATAAGGGCGTTAGGGCACAATAACTGGTTTGTAAGAGAGCAGGCATTGAAAGCGATTAAACGGATTGGGTTATTGACAAAAGATATGGAGCTATTCAAATACAGCAAAGACTTAAAGGATGAAGCCTGCCCGGGATTTATTAAGCAGGATGCCTTGAGAGGGTTAAGCGTTTTGCCGGGTCCTGGATCACACAAGATTGTAACGGCGTTTAAAACTTTTGATCCAGATCTGGGTCATATGCGTGAAAACGCATTAGATGACCTTGCTCCCGGAGTTGATGAAGATAAAGGCGGCAAATCCTCCTCCGCAGGTATCCTTGAACTCGACAAGCCTTATACCCTTACAGAGTACAACTTATTATCAGTCATAGATGAGTCTATACGCGAGAATAACGGTGTCCTGGCGAATACACTTATTGAGTCCAAGCTCTCGGCAGAGCTTATCAGGCTTTGCCCTAAGTTTTTAGCAGATCAGGCCGGCCTTGAAAGAAACCACATTGTTGCCATTGATGATAAGATGCTTCCCGAAGGCCATATATTCAATAAGTATCTTTTAAAAGATACGGCACAGCATCAGGCCCTGGAAGAGTCTCATGGCTGTATGATACGCTTGTTGTCCCAGCTGACAACAGATGAGTTGACAGGCAGAAACCTTATAATCATATCGGACCGCAGGAGCATAGAAGGATATGAAAAGGCCCTATATCTCAATGTTGATAAACAAAGGATAGATGCCGGACTCCTGCTCGCCCCGTATATCGGTATAGCAAGGCTTTTGCTTTCCGCAAGAGAGGACATAGTAATTGACATAACAAACGCCTTAAACAAGGACAACCTTTACAGTATGCTTTTTGGCAGGCCTGCCAAGGAAGATGATATAAGGAAATTCCTTATTGAAGGTATATATGAACTTCCGGCCCCTGCCATTGTCAATTATCAGCAGGCAGAGGACATGCACCGCGCCTCATTGGCCGCGTTGATAGCAGCTTAAAATGTATTACGGAGACTAGTATCAGATTCCTCGCTTCGCTCGGAATGACAGGCGTACTTTGCCTGTCATCCAGAGCGGCAGAAGGCGAAGCCAGAGTAGGCCGCGAAGGATCTGGGAGTGACCCATGTGTCATCCAGAGCGGCGGAAGGCGAAGTACGCTTCGTTAGCGAAGGATCTGGAAGTGACCCATGTGTCATCCAGAGCGGCATAATCGGGGTAGAAGTCGTTAGCGAAGGATCTGGAAGTGACCCATGTGTCATCCAGAGCGGAACCGGCGAAGCAAGCTTCGTTAGCGAAGGATCTGGGAGTGAAATCAGTATTAGATTCTTCGTCGCGCCTTCGGCGCTCCTCTGAATGACAAGGAGGACGCTCGGAATGACAATGAGAGGCTCGCAATGACAAGGGTGAGGCTCGGTCACCAAAACGTAAAAATCAAAATGTCTGTAATTATAATTTGTAGCCACTAATATGCGTCTGTTAATAATATTTTTAATGTTGTCTTTGGTATTGTCTCCAGCGATAAACGTGGTTGCGCGACAGTTAAGTCTGCACGAAGTGTCTTTAGCAGACTGGATATCCTTTTCCGATATGGAAAAAGAGGTTTTTATTGCCGAAGCATGCAAGCATATGGTTGAGATTGAGAAAGAAAAATTTGTCATGATACCTGATGTAAAAATGATAGCCA is a window from the Candidatus Omnitrophota bacterium genome containing:
- a CDS encoding HEAT repeat domain-containing protein, producing MKKIIIKAINIAMAIVFSASSIVSAQVLDNSNTQYLRAPAAAGNVTADLTHALSAPPVETFPWWHITERKVAKYIAELSGTRDERYRAAIELGRLGKHAEPSIPYLIKVMLSDEEKGLRTASAASLGAIGIPSQEVVSALNKALEDSEYDVRVKAMRSLAALDKLTVEMKVKRYIMDMGDADPNVRANASKELYNIGYPAIPIIEARKNSNEVLAKAVDSLYWRILRGKLFDVENLMRQLEGENKAAQERASDIFFRLGNEAVPILIEALGSNKHKLRLRVSEILFRIGLIAADDLANALKEDDLYIRTYSADVLTRLGIKSAPFVIRELGNRTSNARFYVKSILLRLGPEVIPMLSDVLNIGDNSACEDAIDILEEFSKQLPERNIVLIRALGHNNWFVREQALKAIKRIGLLTKDMELFKYSKDLKDEACPGFIKQDALRGLSVLPGPGSHKIVTAFKTFDPDLGHMRENALDDLAPGVDEDKGGKSSSAGILELDKPYTLTEYNLLSVIDESIRENNGVLANTLIESKLSAELIRLCPKFLADQAGLERNHIVAIDDKMLPEGHIFNKYLLKDTAQHQALEESHGCMIRLLSQLTTDELTGRNLIIISDRRSIEGYEKALYLNVDKQRIDAGLLLAPYIGIARLLLSAREDIVIDITNALNKDNLYSMLFGRPAKEDDIRKFLIEGIYELPAPAIVNYQQAEDMHRASLAALIAA